The Anopheles gambiae chromosome 2, idAnoGambNW_F1_1, whole genome shotgun sequence genomic sequence TTCAAttgaaaattacaatttagggaatttattttgcagttaacatttgatgtgtcaaatcagcaTAATTAGTTCGAAAAACTATCAaaggggcccttcacgattctagttagttttttgtatggagtttgacagttggagactgaaatcatgtaaacactgcatacaaaaccacacataaaactagcctggAATTTTCAGtgtagattattctagcctcaaagctagaattagattcgagtacctgatcgaaaaatggcaaaacaaggtggtgtttacatttatcccaaggtgcattaaagagatctgttGATGGAATCCacaatcaaagtgtatgtagtcatGGTGGtctttttataacaaaatttgaaaatcactttttgacaggatgggtgaacaTTTTTGATCAAACATGCtctctggaggcttgacgaatacaaaaaacactcttaaaatcttcattcagaagcagaagcgaaaaaaatcagccttcgaaattcatacaccttgggataagcccacctgtatgtTACACCCACTTaaatagctgctcgaaaactgctatacaacgcaaacagctgacatgctgaaatttcagcctaccaacTTAAAACAGAAAGGGCCCCAAATTTAGAAAATCACGTATGGTGTAATCACGTATATCTAGTATGGTATGTATCGAGGAAATCATTTTACCTTTGCTTTAATTAAAGTTTCTATTAAAAgcacttattattattattattagaataagtagtagtagtattagtagaagtggtagtagtagatgttgttgttgttgttgttgtagtagtCGTTGTAGTAGTAATATCAGTATTGGTATTATTGGAATATTCCCCTATAATATAATATTGTACCAAAATGCAACTTAACATTGGATTAACGGGTTTAAACTTTATCATGCCATATTATGTAGAAAATTTTCTAACTTTGCTATGTTTAAATGCTTCACTATATTGGTGTTTTGAAAactggagagaaaaaaatgtttttaaactaaAACCTCTCAGGCAAAAAAAGCTAAGCTTAATTATATGTCAAATATCTCTCCTAGCATATATAGATCATCATTCAAATCTGTCCAGGATATTACGAATGATTGTTGCTAAACCAAGAGAGCGGTATACAGCATAAATTGGTTCCTAAGGATCATCGTAGAATTTTAGTTCGGAAAAAGGttctaaatattttttctcattttttcacTGTATTGTCTATGTGTGGCTTGAAATTGGTTAATTTGTCTAGATTCaatgcaaaataatttacttGTTCCTTCCATGTTATTGCAGTATTATTTAGGCGCAGAATTTTTCATTAACTAGTGAATCCTGCGAAGAATATTGTTTCAGATTAACTCGCATTTATCTGcagtttccattttttcaGTATTTAGCACCTTTTCTAATCGTTACCTTATATTCATAATGCCATCATTACAAAATTGTTATTCGTGACTAAAAAATGCATGCTTTCAATCGAAGGACATATAAAGCGCTACTCGAACAAAACCATAGCCTTGTCGagctaaaaatttaaataatattttcatgAGAATCATTATGGTATTTCTTGTAGTTTATAAACTCTGCTTTCTATactataaaaattattatttactgcttttttaaataatttaaagatTCCTAGAAAACTTACACAAACATCAATAAGGTCTTTAACTTTGCAGTAAATATTTTTACAGTGCATACCAAAAAATGTACTCATCGAGTAAAAACAGTTCAACAGTGTGAAATCCACCTGAAACGCAAACTCATCGCAATATCGCTTTGCGTTGTGAAATAGCTGGGACTAGCAAAAATCATGCCATTTCAAttataacaaattaaaatcCAATAACTGCACAATGTTTCGATTCGCCACAGTCCGTACCGCTGGGTCGGCATGCGGTACCCAAGGTATTTAAGCGAATGGCTGGGTAACAGATGCAACGCAAACGATCCCGTCTCCCTCGCAGTACGATCCGTGGAATGGaatgttcacacacacacacacacacacacacacacacacaaaagaaaaaaaactcagcaAAAACACAGTCCAATCCAATTTTATCACTTATTTGAGCATTTATGATGGTTCGCTGCTTCAATAATATGGTGTCCGGCGGGAAATcagttttcctttttcgttgttttcctGTGTGCTTGCTTCTGCTTCTTGGCAATTTCGCAACACCAGCGCAAAACGGACCAATCACTTTCGTTCGTCTGGCACTGGCAGTCGTTTTAATTACattgcaatatttttcatttcccgCTTAGGACCAATATGCACTCGTGTTCGGTTCAGCTAATTTTAAGTCGAAAAATTCAATGCATTATTTGTGTGGGAGCATTCATTTCAGCTAGAAAGAACTGCAGCTTTTGTTGACTGCTCGGCGTGGTAAGCCGAATTAGCACAAGAGCTATTATCATCCATCAAACATGCATAGAGCACAACACAATTGGTGTGTTTCGCGGTTTTTAGTTTTAGGCTATTGTCTtggattttttaaatgtatgtTTAATCCTCACCCATTCACATCTAACATCATATAGAGTGGAACGTGAATACGATTATCTATCAAACAAAGCGCTGAGGCTACTCGTACACTGCAGATAACATGTGAACCTAACAAAACAATGGAGCGctttttaatcaaaatattGATCATCACGATAACAATCGATATCAAACCCATTGGAAACCTTTAAAATCTTCTTCATGCCGGTTCAACATAGAGCAAAAACACGTGCATAAATTTCAAACCCGAACTGTAGTGTCCACAAATAGCCGCTAGAGCCCGGACCCACATTATAACAAACTAACGGCCTAAAACTTCATTATCTTCCACTCCTTACCCTGCCACTCAGATAATCAAACCACGTTTTCCACTCCCAACAATCGTGTCCGTTTTATATTTATCAGTACTAAACGACGAGTAACGAACTAAAGCCAACTGAAACGAGCTACCGCTACGCGCATAACCGATTACTGATCAATAGATCCTCCGTGCCCTGTCGCCAAATTCTGACCACCCATGCCGTCCCCCTTTGCAAGGGCACCACCTAGCGCTCTGATTTATGGCACAGGCATGTTAATGAATTTGCTGCTAAATTGTTTTTTGAGGTTCGGGAAACGCGAAGAAACGGAAGCGGGACTGACAACATGCAATCTATGTACATATATTGGAGGTTTTGCAATAACACGGCACCGTGCCACTGATAAAGGCCATCCCTGAGAGGCAACACACTAATCCGGGCGTTATTAGTTACAGCTAATGCACCGCTGGTTTTAAGCTGAGGGTGGTTCCCAGGCGCGAGAGTAGCTCTTCAGTGGGTTATTGTATTCAATTTTGGTAGACTTTCAACAAGGGGACAAATTCGGTAAAACACTTGTTTGTTCGCACACCATTTGCAAAGACAgacaaaaatgtgtttaaattttgcattttaataaCATTCGATTGTGTTAAAGCAATACGGCTGAAGTCGTTCcttccaaataaaaaaagatcgaAATCATCAAGAAAATAAAGTAAGAAATAAATATTCTAGTTTTATTACACTTGTTAACTCCAAAAGTCAAACTACTGAAAAACTATAAGCTCATAATTAAAACAGATGGAAAAAGTGCCAAATATTCTTTGACATCTCTGTTCAGCTTAGACCGAAATTCCTACGCTATTTTCTACGCTGAATTTCTACGCTTATTTCCTATGCTAATTCCTACATTGCACATATTCTGCCTGTAATGGTTCGTTGACCTGCGGAAACAGTTCAAGATTCCGAGCAGGTACTGTTTCGATGGCAGGACAATAacaggggggtggggggttgGCAACCCAACAAAACGGTCACGGTCAACCCAACAATACGGTCACTATCatacagcgtataaagctcgccaggctccggtgggctggccatgttgtacgcatggaaccggacgacccagcccgtaaagtctttttaggccgtccacaacgACAGAGGAGCTGTgctaggcccaaattgaggtggcaagatggcgtggaggcgtccgccattaaggccgggataacggactggcagaagAAGGCGCAAGAccgtttcggacactcctgaggcaggccaagaccgtaaagcggttgtagcgccggataagtaagtaagtaaacaGGGGAACTTTTGCAAGACCAGTAGGTTAGGTTCAATATAAATTTCAGAACCGGTATAGTTTCTTGATCGATTCCAGgactggtatgggttcattACCGGTTCGTGAATCAGTATGggttcaatatcagttccaGACCTAGTATGGATTCGTGATCAATGTCAGGAACGCACTGGGTATACTATCAATACCATAACTGACATGGGTCAGGTTTTGGGTCGATATAAGATACTGTTTTGCATTAGCCTTTCGTGCCGTCTATTTTGATGCACACCTCAGAGTAGcttttcatatattttttggaaaatattgtacgacaaataaatttgaatcacCCAACATTGAtatgaataaaaatatttatattaaaatattcaatattaaaaaaaatagaaaatttaatgttgaaaagATTTTGAGAAATGTTACATAGACTGCCAAATACgacaaaaattaaatgaaaagagTACAAAATAGAAGAGCACAACAAACAGTGATAAGCAACAATGTAAGCATTGCTTTTGCCTACATCGGAAGATATTCAGGCTCATTCCAAGTACTGTCAACGGTAAACAATCATGCAACAATGCTGCAAAAATGTTCCTCAAACAATTGAttaatcataatcatcatcatcatcatcggtttATAAGCGGTTGGTTGCAAGGCGGAAGATAAAGCCGCGCACACTCGGCGCATGCGTTGCTAAGTCAAAAAACACGGGCAAACTCTTCGCTTAAAATGTTCCAGatcgtttttttctcgcttGAAAACAAAAGCTATCTCCTCTTGTACGCCTACCGTTGCAGGTAGAAAATCGAACAGTTCCACCTGCATCAAAAATAATCCTTGAAAATATAGCAAAGCCTTCCGTTATAACGTCTCATTTCTCTATAGCTTTTCGTTTAATGCCGATGGTTTACGGCAGCAAACGGTCGCTTACCATCCGTTATCACGTGCCGCTTTTGAGCGCTAGCGATATCATGGTTTGTAGCTCTATTGGTCAATTGTGATACCGTTAATAACGCACCACCATATAGCGACCACGTATCATCCTGAACACCattatcgtcatcatcgtcatccatccatccacccGCTTCAACGGGCACCGTTAATATTGATAACGATTTCCCATCCAACGAGCATGTGATAACGACGACTCACCAGCCGACGACGACTGGTAGGTACACCGTCGTTTCCGTTACAGCTATTACTAACGAGACCTCAGATTGCTGGAGGCTCAGTTTGAAACTATCCGTTTCGCGAACCGGGCCGACCGTCTGTTGGGAGCGAACGggagcacgtgtgtgtgttttgcagaGGAGGTCCGGAGGTGGTGGATCCGTTTCGGTTTGCCGACGGTAGTGTAGCGCTGTACAAATCATACCGGTCCGTCAGTGTGGAGCAGCAGGAGATCCGGGAAGGTGTAGTGTAGAGCAGAACgatcagaagaagaaaacatacacacaatgaCAGGTGCGACTGATCCTTTCAGACAgtgaaaatgaaggaaaacatACTGGCTGCTCCATTTGCCAATGCCGTTGCGTCCAATGCGTTCAGTTATAGTTTCGGAATGTATGCTAAGTTAGACCATTTACCCTCGTTTCATGTTGCAGATCACGAACACGATCACGACCatgacgacgaccacgaccaTGACCATCCCTCGGTGCTGTTGCGGCTGCACGGTACGCTCATGGTAGTTGCTTGGCTGTTCTTCAATTCACTCGGGAACACCGTTGCAAGGTAAGAGCTAGATACAGGAGCTTGTGCAATATTAAACCGTTTACCGCTTCCTGTCGAGCTTACCTCACCAACGTATCTATCGTTTGAATTTGTTTCCAGGTATTTCAAAACAACATGGACCACCCGTCGGTACTTTGGAGTGCCGGTGTGGAATTTTGTAAGTTTTCTAGTCGCACAAACAGCTACAAAAGCACGGATAGCtttatgttttgcattttgttttgtactgCTTTTTTTGCACCTACATAGTACCATCGGATTTACATGATAGCCAGCTGGATACTGACATGCGCCGCCATCGTGTGCATTTTTGTCGATGTGCGGGGATTTGAGGCACACGCGCACAGCATCGTCGGGCTGGCGACGTTCGCCCTCGTGTTCATCCAGCCCATCCTGGGACTAATGAGACCGAGCCAGCAGCCGGCACAGTCCGCGATTAGAATCCTGCACACTCTCCTGGGCCATGCTGCCTACATCCTGGCAGGTAAATTAAGCCTTCCCTGTCCAAACCAATCCCTCCACGCGCTCATAGCTACACCCGAGCAGACTAATTACTCTCCATACACCTATGCGCCGTGTTGTTATCCCCAACCTCTTGCATTGCAGTAACGAACATGTTCCTGGGAATCGGACTGGAAGCGGCCCACATATCCTCGGTGATGTATGGCCTGCTTGCCGGTGCAGTGGGCATTCACGTGCTGGCCCATGTAGCTTTCAACGTAAGTCCCCTTTGCCTACCAACACCATCGCCCACCCAAATCGAGTGCATTCATTAACGGTAATTTACACGCCCGTCTTTTGGGTGCGCTCGCGTCTCTCGTGACgcggggttttatttttttgagcAGGTTCTCGAATATCTTACCAGACGGAAGGGAGGCGAATTGGACGTAAATAAGGACGCATCGGTAGGTAGCTTACGGAATGGAGAAGAAATTAGTAGCTTTACCACACCGCAACGGCTTTTCATTTACCGACCtgtttctctttccttttcgGAACAGTTTTCACGCTGGCGGAAAACTACACTGATGGTACAAATGATTGCACTGTACGCGTTCACCATCGCAAACGTGGTGTTCGTATGGCGCGGATAGCCACACCGGGAGCAGACACGTTCCACACGGTTCTTCGTAAGAGAACGCAAGGTCAACTGTACAATACACTACCACGCTTAACTGTGATGAATACATTTGTCTCACTACAAACATATACATTTTGCATCATTAGTCGCTTACTCTCTGGTGCACGTTTGTGGGCCAAGTTCCTCCCGCTCAATGTCAGGCAACGCATGGCTTCAGGTTTGTAGTGGATTGGAAAGATAAGAACGCGGCCTGATAATTGATAACCGTTCCCTATCGTCAGCCTGGTCGCGAGTGGAGCAGCGTGTCTGTATATTTAGCGGCCAGTAAAGTGTTCCGCGTCTGATCCCGCTCATTGGGCGCACTCTCCTCCCGTAATGCTCTGATAGGTGGCGATTACCTATTTGATTGTGTATCATTATCTGCCTGCAGGTCGTGGCCGTATGCGACAATGTAAACATAATGCACAATGATAACAAATCTGTGGCTCAAAGAACACGATAGACGGGGTTTTTCTTATCAGATAAAGTGCTgcatcataaaaataaataacttccTTGAATTACTTTATTGCTCTCCGAGACAAGGGTTACTGGAATTTCTCACAATCACATGCTGCATTTCGATTCCGTTAAGAAGTTCTtgcgcttttgtttgttttcttttcggaCAAAAATAATCTTTCAACAGTGTCCTTCACCCCAAAAGTAACACCATAACTAATCCTCATAATAGAGCATGCATTCCTTTCCACACTGCATGCAATGTTACGTGCATCCTTTAATGCATCTGCTTTCATCGCGTACCACTCCGACGACCAGGTTCCAATTTTGCATCCCCTCGCAAGTGCCAACCCCAGCAATCCAGCTTTTACTCGGCAGTGCAACCCAGCGGACCAGCAACCATCTGCATGTTAATATCCATTAAAAATCCATGCCATCTCTGCCATCGCGCGAAAATACTAATGCTTTCACGTTCGAGCCTTTGCGCGTCTTCTCCGTGCGCTGTTCCAGCTCTTGTATAAGTCGACATCGcgtacatcatcatcacccacCATCATTCTGGATGGATGATGAGTACTACGACGATGCTTATGATGGTGACTACTGGTGCATTTGGGCCATCGGGTCCAATGGGGGTTTTCACTCGGGTCTACTGCGgcagctgatgctgctgctgatcacGCCCGGTAGAAAGGCAAAAGAAGCCGGCGGAGGAGAAGGATACGCTTTGAAACGGATTATTATAATTAGATGCGAATGCTGTTTGCTACCGCGAGCCAGGGCTAACAGGATGCGACGTGGCAAAGACTTCCCATATtatatttacattttcaatttatttgctaATCATAAGAAGAGATTCTGTCGCATTTTCGGGCTTTGATGCGATTATATAGCACCACGTGTAGAGTAGCTGTGCATGAGTTGCTAGCATGTAGTGTATTTGATTGGTAATGGTAAGGTTAATGTAAGTAAGATGATTATACAGTGAATACTAAAGCACAACAATCATTTATAGCAATTGGTTGCTTGTACTTGTGTACCGCTTACAATACAAGCTACTAGGTACTTCTAAACAGCAAACACTATACATtactgttcactgctgctgttCCAACTGTACAACTGTCATGTTTTGCAAACGATGAAACTTTTTGTTGGCCCCGTAAAACCATCGAAAATTGAAGCACGATTTTCCTAGCGCTTTGCTTCTCTCTCACGCTTATCTCACACGTTGCCCCAACTTTCTCGAGCAACACATGATTCATTAGCTTCGAAATCTGTTCTACCACCTCCCTTTGCCGACCAGACGGCAGGTGCATCTTGCAAGATGATCGACCAAGATTACAAACGCTCCCCGTGCCCCATCACCCTTTGCCATCATTTTGCATACGTGCTTTGCAGTTGCATCATAATCTGTACCACGGCGCGTAACTATGATTTACGCTTCACCGACTATGCGATATGCGATGGCGGAGACTTTACCAACCTTTTGTCTAATAcacgaacgcacacacacatacacacgccaTGCTTCCTGTACAAAGACCTATAAATTCTGGCTGGAATAAATTATAAGCCATAGTCACGTGCCCCACCTTCCGTACGCTTCGCTCCCTCACTAACCGATCCACCTTTTCCGAGCTGAAGAAATTGCTGAAGTGTTCCATTTTATCCAAAACACGGCATTAGTTCGCCTATAATGCTGATTTAAAACCTTTCCCATTCCTGCACCACCGTGAATGTTGCTTGGTGCTAATGGGGAAGGTGTTCCGAAGCAGGCGGATGTACAGTACACAGCACATATCAGGGTTGCAGCTCCGGTGTATTCCCGTGTCGGTGTAGCCTTCCCGTCCCAAAGTTTGCTCGCCAACACGGTACTACACGCGTACGCCGTGCAAACGATGTTTATCTTCGGGGAAGAAAAAGTTTCCCCCTTTGCCCTGCTTCGACCGAGCTCCGTGTCGACTCCCAGTGCAACTGCATGCCATATCGATCGTATCTCGCAAGGATTGTGGCTGTTGTAGCAGAACACCAAACCGCTGATGCACGCACCGTACCGTTCCTATGACCGGTGCGGTTACGGATTACAGATTATGGAGGGCGAGGTTCAGCGAGAAGTGCAGTGTTGTGCACAATGGTACcggttgcatacatttaggcgttttcGGTTGCCAACTGTACGGTTGGTGAAAGTCCCTACCCAAATGTTGGTAGTACTATGAGGCATTAGGTGGACAAAATGTCAGTAGTACTAAAAGCTgctaagaataaaaaaaaaactgaataaaatataattttcgATTATTATGCCGTATGCAAAAAATATGAATGTTTAATCAACATTTGCTTTTATAAGAAGCCTTTTTGTCCTCGCACATTTCTAAAACATTCAGTACATTTATTCCCCATTAAATAGGATGCTCAcgtttcttgtgcagctctCCACTGCCATTCACACACCGTTTGCAGCTTTGGGattttagcgccatctgccgCTTCAGAACGATGAGTGTGCTAATCTTGCGTCTCACACGTTCCGCCTTATTTTGCCTTATGACGCCTCGCACCATATGCTCATATTCACGCGACCAGCATCCTACTTCACGGTACTGAGTGCAACGCGCTCCAGCGAGCTAGCATCGCCATACTTCCCGAAGCAGATGGAATTGCGACCGCTGTTAATTATCTCAACCACCGATAAATACCATCACCCCATGCATCGCCATTTTCCATCATCGGTTTGCAGCGTCGGATGCAGAGCACGCGCTCAGTGCGGATTGATGTACCCCGATTATGACTCGAGCCTTGGTGAACAGTTCAGGGAAATTGGGATAATAAGGGCACCCAGAATTGATGGAATTATTATCTGGCAAAACTGCGCGAATGAGATGGTTTGGCACGGCGATCAGAGAATTTGATCTAAAAAATAAAGAGATTAATTATATGAGCTTGGTAACATTGTTATCAccaaagaaaacataattcactaataaaataaatttaatattaaggttttaataattttaatatatttaataagttgaattaaaattatacaaaCCATGTAaaccaaaacattaaaaacattaaaacttaCAAACAGGACAgttttgaaacaaaagagcTCTTAAATTTTCTGTTAAATAGAACATTGCGTACATAGTTTtccaaaattttaaattaataaagaaAAACGACTAACTTTATCGTTTCCAATAATATAAACATTGTAACACATAATCTAAGCCAATGTGGAATATAGAGGAGGCGTCTTCTTAGCGTTTGTCatgttgccattttgagaTTAAGTTTGACAACAGCCGTCGATATTTGTTTACAGGCAGCAGCTGCAATATAACGTAGAAAAT encodes the following:
- the LOC1274876 gene encoding putative ferric-chelate reductase 1 homolog → MTDHEHDHDHDDDHDHDHPSVLLRLHGTLMVVAWLFFNSLGNTVARYFKTTWTTRRYFGVPVWNFYHRIYMIASWILTCAAIVCIFVDVRGFEAHAHSIVGLATFALVFIQPILGLMRPSQQPAQSAIRILHTLLGHAAYILAVTNMFLGIGLEAAHISSVMYGLLAGAVGIHVLAHVAFNVLEYLTRRKGGELDVNKDASFSRWRKTTLMVQMIALYAFTIANVVFVWRG